Proteins from one Gimesia maris genomic window:
- a CDS encoding amidohydrolase family protein has product MEYIDAHSHVWTPDVKKYPLAPGYQVSDMVPPSFTAEELQAEMMPVGVNRVVLIQMSFYGFDNSYMLDSMAKYPGMFSGVAVIDQNGKNPTPEMLALKKKGVRGFRIRPQSKKVDEWLDGECMEEMWTTGAKEGMAMCCLMDAVGLPALDKMCQKHRDTTVVIDHLARIGVTGEIDPKEVDMLCKMAKHPNVYVKVSAFYALGKKKMPYHDLLPLIQKVYQAFGANRLMWATDCPYQVQGDHSYQASIGLVKNGLPFLSEMDKEWILEKTAENVFFQGI; this is encoded by the coding sequence ATGGAATATATTGACGCACACTCGCACGTCTGGACTCCGGATGTCAAAAAATATCCACTGGCGCCGGGCTATCAGGTTTCTGATATGGTGCCACCCAGCTTTACGGCGGAAGAACTGCAAGCTGAAATGATGCCGGTTGGCGTGAATCGGGTTGTGCTGATTCAGATGTCGTTCTATGGCTTTGATAACAGTTACATGCTGGACAGCATGGCGAAATACCCGGGCATGTTTTCGGGTGTGGCTGTCATCGACCAGAATGGAAAGAACCCCACGCCGGAAATGCTGGCCCTGAAGAAAAAAGGGGTCCGTGGTTTTCGTATTCGTCCTCAGTCGAAAAAAGTTGATGAGTGGCTGGACGGAGAATGCATGGAAGAAATGTGGACCACCGGTGCCAAAGAAGGCATGGCCATGTGCTGCCTGATGGATGCCGTCGGTCTGCCTGCCCTGGATAAAATGTGCCAGAAGCATCGTGATACGACGGTCGTCATCGACCACCTGGCCCGCATCGGCGTTACGGGTGAAATCGATCCCAAAGAAGTTGATATGCTCTGCAAGATGGCGAAACATCCGAATGTGTATGTCAAAGTCTCCGCCTTTTACGCATTGGGCAAAAAAAAGATGCCATACCACGACCTGCTGCCGCTGATTCAGAAAGTATATCAGGCCTTCGGCGCGAATCGTCTGATGTGGGCGACCGACTGTCCTTACCAGGTTCAAGGCGATCATTCGTATCAGGCATCCATCGGTCTGGTCAAGAATGGACTGCCCTTCCTGTCTGAGATGGATAAAGAATGGATCCTGGAAAAGACGGCGGAAAATGTCTTCTTTCAGGGTATTTAA
- a CDS encoding HDOD domain-containing protein has product MLVDNCADPVDLADRFVQRLDRLHSAPKVAQQILQLTRDPESRIDDIVRCIEHDPGLAAKILQVVNSSKYGVSRQITSIKHAVSYLGKDAIRMLTVSFSMVESLTKRSKGRIFVDYWQRALTIASISSHLANHHKCLKNDEAYTAGLLADVGILVFSQVEREQYSLIYESYPHGEQLVKGEQRYFGFDHALLGSRLLDHWALPTEMVTAIEQHHGDGQHGDPLGMAIRTGSLLAGSVWNRSSDEYLEAEEILQTYFDLDEDQVEAMIESCKQDITESAAFFGVSLEG; this is encoded by the coding sequence ATGTTAGTTGATAATTGTGCAGACCCTGTTGATCTGGCAGATCGATTTGTTCAACGTTTAGATCGTTTACACTCGGCCCCGAAAGTTGCACAACAGATTCTGCAACTGACTCGAGATCCGGAAAGCCGCATCGATGACATTGTTCGATGTATCGAGCATGATCCCGGACTGGCAGCGAAAATCCTGCAGGTCGTGAACTCATCCAAGTATGGCGTTTCCCGACAGATCACCAGTATCAAACACGCGGTTTCCTACCTGGGAAAAGATGCGATCCGCATGTTGACGGTCAGTTTTTCCATGGTGGAATCACTGACCAAACGCAGCAAAGGACGGATTTTTGTCGATTACTGGCAGCGGGCCCTGACAATTGCTTCCATTTCGTCTCATCTGGCAAATCATCATAAATGCCTGAAGAATGATGAAGCCTATACAGCCGGTCTCCTGGCGGATGTCGGGATTCTGGTCTTCTCACAGGTGGAACGAGAACAATACAGTCTGATTTATGAAAGCTATCCCCATGGAGAACAACTTGTGAAAGGGGAACAGCGGTATTTCGGATTTGATCACGCTTTGCTTGGGTCCCGACTGCTGGATCACTGGGCACTGCCTACCGAAATGGTGACCGCGATCGAACAGCATCATGGGGACGGACAGCATGGTGATCCGCTGGGAATGGCAATCCGCACGGGCAGTCTGCTGGCGGGTTCTGTGTGGAATCGCAGTTCCGATGAGTATCTGGAAGCAGAAGAAATTCTGCAAACGTACTTCGATCTGGATGAAGATCAGGTAGAGGCCATGATTGAATCATGCAAACAGGATATTACCGAGAGCGCTGCATTTTTTGGTGTGAGCCTGGAAGGCTGA
- the flgA gene encoding flagellar basal body P-ring formation chaperone FlgA, with product MSFSMLVCCCVCSLDSLQAEILRLKATARVNTSVVRLGDIADVLHADPEQVTRMQGMILQPAPPQGRTQVITISQIRGRLQALGVDLSQLELTGRSQVQVSSQEVHQEPQQQAVTTQQDQQQAEQKVQQALTDWIRSSYPNSKQFSLKVRLPRDHVQQVLDNRADLFRFAGLDQLLETEQAIGMKLLDAQGQSHELRIICQLKRIPEILAAKYTLNKGTVVRADDLVWMRPEKDQTGITDPRLVIGRELTRTVYQSHVMRSQDLIEVPLIRDGAIVTVYARRGGISVRREMRAQGTGGMGDPITLIALEGRDRLMATVTGYNQAEVNYRPANEVQQTAGIQFISGSSDASAGNTQSGTIQNAGGYAIRRGGIRK from the coding sequence TTGAGTTTCTCCATGCTGGTCTGCTGCTGTGTCTGCAGTTTAGACAGTCTGCAGGCAGAAATTCTGCGCCTGAAAGCAACCGCCAGGGTGAATACGTCTGTTGTTCGCCTGGGCGATATCGCTGATGTGCTGCACGCCGATCCGGAACAGGTCACACGTATGCAGGGCATGATCCTGCAGCCGGCGCCTCCCCAGGGGCGGACACAGGTCATCACCATCTCACAGATCCGGGGACGGTTACAGGCTCTGGGTGTGGATTTAAGCCAGCTGGAACTGACCGGACGCAGTCAGGTGCAGGTCAGTTCGCAGGAAGTTCATCAGGAACCACAGCAACAGGCGGTCACCACGCAGCAGGATCAGCAGCAGGCAGAACAGAAAGTGCAACAGGCACTGACTGACTGGATCAGAAGCAGTTATCCCAATTCAAAACAGTTTTCTCTCAAAGTCCGCCTGCCTCGAGATCACGTGCAGCAGGTGCTCGACAACCGGGCAGACCTGTTTCGCTTCGCTGGACTGGATCAACTTCTGGAAACAGAGCAGGCCATCGGTATGAAGCTGCTGGATGCCCAGGGCCAGTCTCACGAATTGCGCATCATCTGCCAGCTGAAACGAATCCCCGAGATTCTGGCTGCCAAATACACTTTAAACAAAGGAACCGTTGTTCGCGCCGACGATCTGGTCTGGATGCGACCGGAAAAAGATCAGACCGGCATTACCGATCCCCGCCTGGTGATTGGCAGAGAACTGACGCGGACCGTGTATCAGTCTCATGTCATGCGAAGTCAGGATCTGATCGAAGTGCCCCTCATCCGCGACGGAGCGATAGTGACGGTTTATGCCCGACGCGGCGGTATTTCGGTTCGTCGTGAAATGCGGGCTCAGGGCACCGGTGGTATGGGCGATCCGATCACCTTGATCGCGCTGGAAGGCCGCGACCGGCTGATGGCAACCGTGACCGGCTATAACCAGGCTGAAGTGAATTACCGACCCGCGAATGAAGTCCAGCAGACCGCCGGGATTCAGTTTATTTCGGGATCCTCTGATGCGTCAGCCGGTAATACTCAGTCCGGAACCATTCAAAATGCGGGCGGGTATGCGATTCGAAGAGGGGGAATTCGAAAATGA
- a CDS encoding RAD55 family ATPase, translated as MADLRQKTGIPELDELLSGGLLPGKLTVVLGATGIGKTQLGLQFAEAGLQQEGQTGVLFDMATRGDSQSHSDYAERLFQWKLREQLVDAPFDLDQIWDAETRTDYQHLFRQSGRRVTRRDMELDEWKEWKLEFVKKLDAAIAFFYSNFVHGVRRAVIDGIEPTDRPSDSFQFHAFEYVYHQILRKEYDWVARDLFRAQFRSHQAQIEQHRYDFQQIGCLLLLTTHEVMLDDLIQRPIESGDVLSNANTIILMGKIREGNRMSRALHVAKHRGSAVDESLVPYEIHESGLKLLT; from the coding sequence ATGGCTGACTTGCGACAAAAAACGGGAATTCCGGAACTCGATGAACTGCTCTCAGGCGGGTTGCTGCCAGGCAAACTGACCGTCGTTCTGGGCGCTACCGGGATCGGCAAAACGCAGCTGGGACTGCAGTTCGCAGAGGCCGGCCTGCAGCAGGAAGGGCAGACCGGGGTGCTGTTTGATATGGCCACCCGCGGGGATTCGCAGAGTCACAGTGATTACGCCGAGCGACTCTTTCAATGGAAGCTGCGCGAACAGCTGGTCGATGCGCCTTTTGACCTGGATCAGATCTGGGATGCAGAGACACGAACCGATTACCAGCATCTGTTTCGCCAGAGTGGCCGCCGGGTGACACGCCGCGATATGGAACTGGATGAATGGAAAGAGTGGAAACTGGAATTCGTCAAGAAACTGGATGCAGCGATTGCCTTTTTTTATTCCAACTTTGTGCACGGCGTCCGGCGGGCAGTGATCGATGGCATCGAGCCGACCGATCGTCCCAGCGATTCGTTTCAGTTTCATGCGTTTGAATATGTCTACCACCAGATCCTCCGTAAAGAATACGACTGGGTCGCCCGGGATCTGTTCCGGGCACAGTTTCGCAGTCACCAGGCTCAGATTGAACAGCATCGTTATGACTTTCAGCAGATCGGGTGTCTGCTGCTGCTGACAACGCATGAAGTGATGCTGGATGATCTCATTCAACGACCGATTGAGAGCGGGGATGTCCTTTCCAATGCGAATACCATCATACTGATGGGCAAAATCAGGGAGGGGAACCGGATGAGCCGGGCACTGCATGTCGCCAAACATCGTGGCAGTGCCGTCGATGAATCGCTGGTTCCCTATGAGATCCATGAATCGGGACTCAAGCTGTTGACTTAA
- a CDS encoding D-TA family PLP-dependent enzyme: MDACYQIDDTSQIISPGMIIFKDLLEDNLRKMIELIGDPSRLRPHCKTHKMREIIQLELSLGILKHKAATFAEAEMLADTGVKDICLAYNLVGPNIARAVEFRKRWPDVSLQVTADHPGPIELLGEAMSAAGLEIEVLLDLNTGQNRTGLPPGENAVELYQMIANTPGLIAAGLHAYDGQNHQVDINEREIAVKEVWNNVSRLRDQLVTEGLPVPRIVAGATGSFPIFAGIDDPDIEVCPGTCVLHDVGYGELFPDLKFTPAALVLTRVISRPDAERITFDLGYKAIASDPAMENRCRFPDLPDAKPVLQNEEHLVVLSERAADFQPGDELLAIPRHVCPTSALHKSVTVVSDGKVVDHWNVAARDRYITV, translated from the coding sequence ATGGATGCATGCTATCAGATAGACGATACAAGTCAGATCATTTCTCCGGGAATGATTATCTTCAAGGATCTGCTTGAGGACAACTTAAGAAAAATGATTGAGCTGATCGGTGACCCTTCCCGACTGCGCCCGCATTGTAAAACACATAAAATGCGTGAGATCATCCAGCTGGAACTTTCGCTGGGAATCCTGAAGCATAAGGCGGCGACATTTGCCGAAGCCGAAATGCTGGCGGATACGGGGGTCAAAGATATCTGCCTGGCCTATAACCTGGTCGGCCCCAATATCGCCCGTGCCGTAGAATTCCGCAAACGCTGGCCCGATGTCTCGCTGCAGGTGACCGCCGATCATCCCGGCCCGATTGAACTGCTGGGCGAAGCGATGTCCGCTGCAGGGCTCGAAATTGAAGTCCTGCTCGATCTGAATACCGGACAGAATCGCACCGGTCTACCACCGGGGGAAAACGCTGTCGAGCTGTACCAGATGATCGCGAACACGCCCGGTTTAATCGCCGCGGGTCTGCATGCCTACGATGGGCAGAATCATCAGGTAGATATCAATGAACGGGAGATCGCGGTCAAAGAAGTCTGGAATAACGTGAGTCGCCTGCGCGATCAACTGGTCACGGAAGGACTCCCAGTCCCGCGGATTGTCGCAGGTGCGACCGGTTCGTTCCCCATCTTCGCTGGTATTGATGATCCGGATATTGAAGTCTGTCCGGGAACCTGCGTGCTGCACGATGTCGGTTACGGAGAGCTGTTTCCCGATCTGAAATTTACACCCGCAGCGCTGGTGTTGACGCGTGTGATCAGCCGCCCGGATGCGGAACGCATCACCTTTGACCTGGGTTATAAAGCGATTGCCTCTGACCCTGCGATGGAAAATCGCTGCCGGTTCCCCGATCTGCCCGATGCCAAACCGGTGCTGCAAAATGAAGAACACCTGGTCGTTCTCAGTGAGCGTGCTGCTGATTTTCAGCCCGGCGATGAACTGCTGGCAATTCCCCGGCATGTCTGTCCGACGTCGGCTCTGCATAAATCCGTAACAGTGGTGAGTGACGGGAAAGTGGTCGACCACTGGAATGTGGCGGCCCGCGACCGCTATATTACCGTCTGA
- a CDS encoding flagellar basal body L-ring protein FlgH: MKNITRNSERICQRTKLLAVLREAISLGSIVLFCSSVVSAQEPTVQGTAQANSSTAIRSSQGTSTQAGATQAQEPAEKKERRVPRLASAQINEFGFQTEALELTSSLANTFGQGDLYTNSPKPPLIRDYSLIYVPAPEPIVVKVHDIITIMVDEKSSVTVDSRFNRNRTETLKAELKEFMRIDSAGNLAPAALNSPKIDTQLQGRLQSTGQLADREGIQYRIAAIVVDIRPNGNLILEARKSIRTNHDVWEYRLTGEIRSKDVNRDNTALSENIANLDIVKHQRGKVYQSTKRPWGVVLYDWFFPF, translated from the coding sequence ATGAAAAATATAACACGAAACAGTGAGCGAATCTGTCAGCGCACGAAGCTGCTGGCAGTGTTACGGGAGGCGATTTCCCTGGGAAGTATCGTATTGTTTTGTTCGTCTGTTGTGTCGGCGCAGGAACCCACAGTGCAGGGAACCGCGCAGGCTAATTCGAGCACTGCAATACGATCCTCCCAGGGTACTTCCACACAAGCAGGAGCAACACAGGCGCAGGAGCCTGCGGAAAAAAAAGAGCGACGCGTCCCCCGGCTGGCGTCAGCACAGATCAACGAGTTTGGGTTTCAGACCGAAGCACTCGAGCTGACATCCTCCCTGGCAAACACCTTTGGTCAGGGAGACCTGTATACCAATTCTCCCAAGCCACCGTTGATCAGAGATTATTCGCTGATCTATGTGCCCGCACCGGAACCGATTGTTGTGAAGGTCCACGACATTATTACGATCATGGTTGATGAAAAATCAAGCGTGACCGTTGATTCCCGGTTCAACCGGAATCGAACTGAAACACTCAAGGCGGAACTTAAGGAGTTCATGCGGATCGATTCTGCAGGGAACCTGGCACCGGCGGCTTTGAACAGCCCGAAAATTGATACGCAGCTGCAGGGACGTCTGCAGAGTACCGGTCAGTTAGCCGACCGGGAAGGCATCCAGTATCGGATCGCTGCCATCGTGGTCGATATCCGTCCTAATGGAAACCTGATTCTGGAAGCCCGTAAAAGTATCCGCACCAATCATGATGTCTGGGAATATCGCCTGACGGGTGAAATTCGCAGTAAAGATGTCAACCGTGATAATACGGCGTTAAGTGAAAATATTGCCAATCTGGATATCGTCAAACACCAGAGAGGTAAAGTGTATCAGAGTACCAAACGACCATGGGGGGTGGTGTTGTACGACTGGTTCTTTCCTTTTTAA
- a CDS encoding flagellar hook-basal body protein → MIYGMYLSAQGAEANSVRLDVLSNNMANANTTSFKRDVPIFRVNPPHDQHEGALNPLPGDLENHSGGISLESITTDFEPGSLITTNSEFDLALKGQGFFQVGNAQESFLTRNGSLSIDGDRRLVTADHGMPILTTDGREIKVPIEASHVAITPDGVVTPLDADDQPMGKLGQLAVVMPGALDELVKIGKNLYTTEGRVNPLEGPANIAQGFLEASGTNSVEEMMELVTSSRMFESNINMIKLQDESLGRLLQSMPRR, encoded by the coding sequence ATGATTTACGGCATGTACCTCTCAGCGCAAGGTGCCGAAGCAAATTCGGTGCGGCTTGATGTGCTTTCAAACAATATGGCGAACGCGAATACCACATCATTTAAACGTGATGTGCCCATCTTTCGCGTGAATCCTCCCCATGATCAGCATGAGGGGGCGCTCAATCCATTGCCCGGCGATCTGGAAAATCACTCTGGTGGCATTTCACTGGAATCGATTACCACTGACTTTGAACCCGGTTCGCTGATCACTACCAACAGTGAGTTCGATCTGGCTTTAAAAGGACAGGGCTTCTTTCAGGTTGGCAACGCGCAAGAATCATTTCTGACACGCAACGGCTCCCTTTCTATTGACGGAGATCGTCGCCTGGTCACGGCCGATCATGGCATGCCGATTCTCACGACCGATGGTAGAGAAATCAAAGTCCCGATTGAAGCATCCCATGTCGCGATTACCCCTGATGGCGTGGTCACTCCCTTAGATGCCGATGATCAACCGATGGGGAAACTGGGACAACTGGCTGTCGTGATGCCAGGGGCTCTGGATGAACTCGTCAAGATCGGGAAGAACTTGTACACAACAGAGGGACGTGTGAATCCGCTGGAAGGACCGGCGAATATTGCACAGGGCTTTCTGGAAGCTTCCGGTACGAATTCCGTAGAAGAAATGATGGAACTGGTGACCTCGTCCCGGATGTTCGAATCCAATATCAATATGATTAAGTTACAGGATGAATCGCTCGGGCGTTTACTGCAAAGTATGCCGCGACGTTAA
- the flgG gene encoding flagellar basal-body rod protein FlgG, which translates to MAVRALYSSATGMAANSFNLDIIANNLANSSTTAYKQSRANFEDIFYENFKLPGVQDNQGNITPTGIALGIGTRVQSTEGDFEQGSILPSNGTYDLAIVGDGFFRVNDGTQDLYTRAGNFSLNANGNLVMASADKGYQLQPTISIPQDAINITISGDGVVSYQQQGSTQIQTAGNIQIARFINNQGLVRQGDNLYTETTGSGPSQFGDPGTEGRGQLRQGFLEQSNVEPVRELVELIKTQRNFELNSQVVQAADQTLQTVANLRRF; encoded by the coding sequence ATGGCAGTAAGAGCCCTGTATTCGAGTGCAACGGGAATGGCTGCAAACAGCTTTAATCTCGATATCATTGCCAACAACCTGGCGAACTCCAGCACCACTGCGTACAAGCAGAGTCGCGCCAACTTTGAAGATATTTTCTATGAAAATTTCAAGCTGCCAGGCGTGCAGGATAATCAGGGAAATATTACACCGACCGGAATTGCATTGGGTATTGGTACCCGGGTTCAGAGTACCGAAGGGGATTTTGAACAGGGTTCGATTCTGCCTTCCAATGGAACCTATGATCTGGCAATCGTTGGCGATGGTTTTTTTCGCGTCAATGACGGGACCCAGGACCTTTACACCCGCGCCGGTAACTTTTCATTGAATGCCAATGGAAACCTGGTGATGGCGTCTGCCGATAAAGGTTACCAGCTTCAGCCCACGATTTCGATTCCCCAGGATGCGATCAACATTACGATCTCCGGTGACGGCGTCGTCAGTTATCAGCAGCAGGGGTCAACCCAGATCCAGACCGCCGGCAATATTCAGATCGCCCGCTTCATTAATAATCAGGGCCTGGTGCGTCAGGGAGACAATCTGTATACGGAAACAACCGGTTCCGGTCCTTCCCAGTTTGGTGATCCCGGTACAGAAGGCCGCGGCCAGCTGCGACAGGGATTTCTGGAACAGTCCAACGTGGAACCCGTTCGCGAACTGGTTGAATTGATCAAGACCCAGCGTAACTTTGAACTCAACAGTCAGGTGGTCCAGGCCGCCGACCAGACCTTACAGACCGTTGCCAACCTGCGTCGTTTCTAA
- a CDS encoding sodium:solute symporter family transporter codes for MSFLSTTNVSLSTLFAESSTNAALVSFLIYTAAVFVIAALSNRLLKSKSFLSEYFLGSRGLGVWAFALTFAATSSSGGSFTGFPSKIYSHGWILALWIGSYMVVPICTMGLIGKRLNQVARRSGSITVPDVVRDRFHSPILGLMAVSLIVFFMSFNLVAQFKAGSLILQTLLDGVSIFESTADGLAQAVAGIPYISESESPEYLLCLLVFGVAVILYTTYGGFHAVVWTDVMQGIVMVIGVIIMLPLAISQSGGLENTTKLMAKMTPPRISDPDKGGITLTLAEPAPETMRIESGTWITDTPIDDNKTPLLFRVTVENEIAKGETTVNEVKVLQLTTLDDIERILARRESEKFLDDVSVSNIDLKSYAYGEEGSQQGTYVVGPGPSPGSDSGFLPLSLAISFFFMWAISGTGQPANMVRLMAFRDTKTLQRSICTVAIYYTLIYFPLVVIFCCARVLLPGMEGDSDRIMPAMAVYLTEHIGMGWLAGLLVAAPFAAVMSTVDSFLLLISSAWVRDVYQRNINPEASEKTIKMLSYLATFVVGTAAMVVAINPPQFLQDIIVYVGSGLAASFLATIVYGLYWRRVNAAGAMGAMLGGFSVHLAMYVTGYFVNGSFFKPYQLFDFDPIIIGLFVSFISGFVVTKMTAPPPEELVHKYFYTTKADA; via the coding sequence TTGAGTTTTCTATCCACAACGAATGTGAGTCTGTCGACACTGTTTGCTGAGTCCAGCACGAATGCCGCACTCGTCTCATTTTTAATCTATACGGCAGCGGTTTTTGTCATCGCCGCGTTGTCCAATCGCCTGCTTAAAAGCAAAAGCTTTCTCAGCGAGTACTTTCTGGGAAGTCGTGGCCTGGGGGTCTGGGCATTTGCGTTGACCTTTGCCGCTACCAGTAGTTCCGGCGGCAGTTTTACCGGATTTCCTTCCAAAATTTATTCGCATGGCTGGATTCTGGCACTCTGGATCGGCAGTTACATGGTGGTTCCCATCTGTACGATGGGCCTGATTGGAAAGCGGCTGAACCAGGTAGCACGCCGTTCCGGTTCGATCACGGTTCCCGATGTGGTGCGCGACCGCTTTCACAGTCCGATATTAGGTCTGATGGCGGTTTCGCTGATCGTGTTTTTCATGTCATTTAACCTGGTGGCCCAGTTCAAAGCAGGCAGCCTGATTTTGCAGACGCTGCTGGATGGGGTTTCCATCTTTGAAAGTACTGCCGACGGACTGGCCCAGGCAGTCGCCGGTATCCCATATATTTCAGAATCGGAAAGCCCTGAATACCTGCTGTGTCTGCTGGTCTTCGGTGTTGCCGTCATTCTCTATACTACTTACGGCGGATTTCATGCGGTTGTCTGGACCGATGTGATGCAGGGAATCGTGATGGTCATTGGCGTGATCATCATGCTGCCTTTAGCCATCTCACAGTCCGGTGGTCTGGAGAATACCACGAAACTGATGGCGAAAATGACGCCGCCCCGGATCTCGGATCCGGACAAGGGGGGGATTACATTAACGCTCGCAGAACCCGCGCCGGAAACGATGCGGATTGAATCGGGAACCTGGATTACCGATACCCCGATCGACGATAATAAAACGCCTTTGTTATTCCGTGTTACTGTGGAGAACGAAATAGCCAAGGGTGAGACTACCGTAAATGAAGTCAAAGTGCTGCAGTTGACCACACTGGATGATATTGAGCGGATCCTGGCACGTCGCGAAAGTGAAAAATTTCTCGATGATGTCAGTGTTTCCAATATCGATCTCAAATCGTATGCGTACGGAGAAGAAGGCAGCCAGCAGGGCACCTATGTGGTCGGGCCGGGGCCCAGTCCCGGTAGTGACAGTGGGTTTTTGCCTTTAAGTCTGGCGATTTCGTTCTTCTTCATGTGGGCGATTTCCGGGACCGGTCAGCCCGCTAATATGGTGCGTCTGATGGCTTTTCGCGATACAAAAACGCTGCAGCGTTCCATTTGTACGGTCGCCATTTATTACACACTGATTTATTTTCCGCTGGTCGTGATCTTCTGTTGTGCTCGCGTATTGCTGCCGGGAATGGAGGGGGATTCGGACCGGATCATGCCGGCAATGGCCGTTTATCTGACCGAACATATCGGCATGGGCTGGCTGGCAGGTCTGCTGGTCGCTGCGCCATTTGCCGCCGTGATGTCGACAGTCGACAGCTTCCTGCTGCTGATTTCCTCGGCCTGGGTGCGCGACGTCTATCAGCGGAATATCAATCCCGAAGCCAGTGAGAAAACCATCAAGATGTTAAGTTACCTGGCGACCTTTGTTGTCGGTACCGCTGCGATGGTTGTCGCCATCAATCCACCGCAGTTCCTGCAGGATATTATTGTGTATGTGGGCAGTGGCCTGGCAGCCAGTTTCCTGGCGACGATTGTTTATGGCTTATACTGGAGACGCGTCAATGCGGCAGGCGCCATGGGTGCCATGCTGGGCGGGTTTTCCGTGCACCTGGCGATGTATGTCACCGGTTACTTTGTGAATGGCAGCTTTTTCAAACCCTACCAGTTATTCGATTTTGACCCGATCATTATCGGCCTGTTTGTCTCATTCATCTCCGGTTTTGTTGTCACCAAAATGACGGCTCCCCCGCCGGAGGAACTTGTGCACAAATACTTTTACACCACCAAAGCCGATGCCTGA
- the csrA gene encoding carbon storage regulator CsrA: MLVLTRRKDEEIIINNNISIKVLSVKGNRVRLGVEAPDDVSVNRAEIRKLVQQFEVECIPAQGCGL, translated from the coding sequence ATGTTAGTGCTCACAAGACGCAAGGATGAAGAGATCATTATTAACAATAATATCTCCATTAAAGTACTGTCAGTTAAGGGTAATCGAGTTCGACTGGGTGTTGAGGCACCTGATGATGTTTCAGTGAATAGAGCTGAGATTCGAAAGCTGGTACAACAGTTTGAGGTTGAATGTATTCCCGCGCAAGGTTGTGGTCTGTAA
- a CDS encoding flagellar basal body P-ring protein FlgI, with the protein MPPRRFKTVVCLMMFFVCLPCSVSELQARTRVENICSVYGMKEIKLTGMGLVVGLDGTGDGGKNLPTIRSLAAALKHLNNPVVDLADLSAANNVALVMIEATIPASGIRKGQKLDCYVSSMLGAKSLRGGRLLVAPVATPEIGNGIGAGLCSGGIILEDELSQATGKIINGLVMERDFDLPFIDRRTRSITLLVDRHHAGFHTASEVARVINSEFSFEAGNRQLAIAQGPGRVFIRIPKQYMESPVEFVAAVMEVGIDRPHQQARVVVNPKSQTVVVTGEVEISPVVISHKNLTVGVGNPAEGGLPGGFVPITGEQGQQSTQRLQQLVEALNQLRVPTEDVISIIRELHRSGKLHAEYDEH; encoded by the coding sequence ATGCCACCCCGACGATTCAAAACGGTCGTATGCCTGATGATGTTCTTCGTCTGTCTGCCGTGTTCGGTTTCCGAACTGCAGGCGCGGACACGCGTGGAAAATATCTGCAGCGTCTATGGAATGAAAGAAATCAAACTGACCGGCATGGGGCTGGTAGTCGGCCTGGATGGCACGGGTGATGGCGGAAAAAATCTGCCCACGATTCGCAGCCTGGCTGCGGCTCTCAAACATTTGAATAACCCGGTGGTCGATCTGGCCGATCTGTCTGCTGCCAACAATGTAGCGCTGGTCATGATTGAAGCAACCATTCCTGCCAGCGGAATCCGTAAAGGGCAGAAACTGGATTGCTATGTCAGTTCCATGCTGGGAGCCAAAAGTCTGCGAGGCGGGCGATTGCTGGTCGCGCCGGTGGCAACACCGGAAATCGGAAACGGGATCGGTGCCGGTCTCTGTTCAGGAGGCATCATCCTCGAAGATGAGCTTTCACAGGCAACGGGAAAAATTATCAACGGCCTGGTTATGGAGCGGGACTTTGATCTGCCGTTTATCGATCGCAGAACACGTTCCATCACACTGCTGGTCGATCGGCATCATGCCGGTTTTCATACCGCCAGCGAAGTGGCACGCGTGATCAACTCGGAATTCAGTTTTGAAGCCGGGAATCGGCAACTGGCGATTGCCCAGGGGCCGGGGCGGGTGTTTATCCGGATTCCCAAACAGTATATGGAATCACCGGTCGAATTTGTGGCTGCCGTGATGGAAGTCGGCATTGATCGCCCGCATCAGCAGGCACGGGTGGTTGTCAATCCAAAATCACAAACGGTTGTTGTCACCGGCGAAGTGGAAATCAGTCCGGTGGTGATTTCACATAAGAATTTAACTGTAGGTGTCGGAAATCCTGCAGAGGGGGGGCTACCGGGAGGCTTTGTGCCGATTACGGGTGAACAGGGACAACAGAGCACGCAACGACTGCAGCAACTGGTGGAAGCATTAAACCAGCTGCGTGTACCGACGGAAGATGTCATCAGCATCATTCGTGAGTTGCATCGCTCCGGAAAACTGCACGCCGAGTATGATGAGCATTGA